A region of Gracilinanus agilis isolate LMUSP501 chromosome 3, AgileGrace, whole genome shotgun sequence DNA encodes the following proteins:
- the ATP5IF1 gene encoding ATPase inhibitor, mitochondrial isoform X1: MACTVATAARLGLGLWGARTMQARSYNLDSRQFSSLGGEGGGSIRDAGGAFGRREKAEEERYFREKNKEQLAALRKYHQEEISHHEKEIQRLQKEIERHKGKIKHLKHDD, translated from the exons ATGGCCTGTACTGTGGCGACTGCGGCGCGGCTTGGGCTTGGGCTCTGGGGCGCGAGGACCATGCAGGCCCGGAGCTATAACTTGGACTCCCGCCAG TTTAGTAGTCTTGGAGGTGAAGGCGGTGGCTCCATCCGCGACGCCGGCGGGGCCTTCGGCCGAAGGGAGAAGGCCGAGGAGGAGCGGTACTTCCG AGAGAAGAACAAAGAGCAACTGGCTGCCCTGAGGAAATACCATCAAGAAGAAATTAGCCACCACGAGAAGGAGATACAGCGTCTGCAGAAAGAAATTGAGCGTCATAAGGGCAAGATTAAACACCTTAAACATGATGATTAA
- the ATP5IF1 gene encoding ATPase inhibitor, mitochondrial isoform X2: MACTVATAARLGLGLWGARTMQARSYNLDSREGGGSIRDAGGAFGRREKAEEERYFREKNKEQLAALRKYHQEEISHHEKEIQRLQKEIERHKGKIKHLKHDD; this comes from the exons ATGGCCTGTACTGTGGCGACTGCGGCGCGGCTTGGGCTTGGGCTCTGGGGCGCGAGGACCATGCAGGCCCGGAGCTATAACTTGGACTCCC GTGAAGGCGGTGGCTCCATCCGCGACGCCGGCGGGGCCTTCGGCCGAAGGGAGAAGGCCGAGGAGGAGCGGTACTTCCG AGAGAAGAACAAAGAGCAACTGGCTGCCCTGAGGAAATACCATCAAGAAGAAATTAGCCACCACGAGAAGGAGATACAGCGTCTGCAGAAAGAAATTGAGCGTCATAAGGGCAAGATTAAACACCTTAAACATGATGATTAA